AACGAAAGTATTTTCCTTTCTGAAAGTCCGTATAAAATGGACGACGAAATTACGCCATTGCTCAAAGAGTTTTTTCTAAAACCTTTCCGTGAAAAAGAAGAAAATTACTTCCAATTTGCGCACGAAGCCGATTTGGAATTTCACGAACTTTACAACAGTGCCACTAAGATTTTCGACAATCCGAATAGCATTCACGAAGAAAGCCGAAAGATTGCAACCTACCTTTACAACCAATCGGAACATCCGCATATAAAAAGCGGCGAAGTGTATGTTGCCTATCTTGAAAATGTGCAATTGGACAATGTAAAGATGGATGCCATCGGTATTTTTAAGAGTGAATTAAAACAGGATTTTCTTCAATTTGCAGAGGAAGGAAATCAGTTGGAAGCGATGTTACAGCACGGGGTTAGCTTGAATAAACTAGACAAAGGCTGTATTATTTTCAATTCAAAAAAAGAAGAGGGTTACAAAATTCTTTCGGTAGATAGCAACCGTTACGACGCACGCTATTGGCTGGAAAGCTTTTTAGGTGTGGAAGCTTTTGCCGATGATAATTTTTACACAAAAAAGTATTTAAAATTCTGCCAGGATTTTGCGAAAGATGTTGTTCTGCCGGCAGAAGACAAAAAGCAGGAGGTAATGTTTATGAACCGCGCTGTAAATCATTTTGCGAAAAACGACCAATTTGAAGAGACGGCTTTTATGAATGAGGTAATAGACAATCCCGATTTAATGCCGGAGTTTCGACACTATAAAACCGAAAAAGCACCTAAATACAGCATTGAGGACTTAACTACTTTCCCCATTGCAAACACAGCCGTTACAGCTGCGCGAAAGAAAATAAAAAACATTATTAATCTCGACACCAACATTCAGATAAAGTTAGATTTTATAAATCCCGAAAGCGCCGAAAAATTTGTTGAAAAAGGTTGGGATGAAGAAAAACAAATGTATTACTACTTGGTGTATTTTAACAAAGAACAAAAATCGTAGTAGAGACAGATTGCAATCTGTATCTACTACGGCAATCTGTCTCTACGACTACGGCAATTCGTTTTTACGGCAATCTGCCTCTACGGCCAAATTTTAATTTCCTACTTCGCTGATAAATTTAATTCGGTATAGCCGCAATTCTTCTTCGTCGTAATCGCCATCAAATTCGTCGAGGGCATCTTCAATTTTATCGGTTTTGGCCTCTAAAAAATAATCGTGGATTTCTTCCTGTTGGTCTTCGTCTAATATTTCATCGATCCAATAACTTATATTAAGCTTGGTACCGCTAAAAACGATCGCTTCCATTTCTTTTATAAACTCTGGCATTTCCAGCCCTTTTGCATCGGCTATATCGGGTAGGGCAAGTTTGCGATCTACGTTTTGAATAATATACAATTTTAACGAGCTATTGCTGCCTGTAGATTTTACGACAAAATCCTCCGGCCGAATTATATCGTTATCCTCAACGTAATTTTGAATTATTTTCAGAAAAGGTTTTCCGTATTTTTTGGCCTTCCCCTCGCCTACGCCGTGCACATTTGAGAGTTCGTCAAGGGTGATTGGGTATTTAAGCGCCATATCTTCCAAAGAGGGTTCCTGAAAAATCACAAATGGCGGTAAATCTAAATCGTGAGCTACTTTTTTCAATTCGGCTTTTAGAAGCTTAAACAGATTTTCATCTACCACATCGCCTCCTTTTTGTACTCCCACAATTATATCGTCATTGGCATCCTTAAAGGAATGATCTTCGGTCATCATAAATGAAGTTGGCGATTTTATAAATTGTTTCCCCTCTTCCGTTAACCGAATTACGCCATAAGTTTCAATATCTTTTTTTAAGTAACCCGCCACTAAAAGCTGTCGGAGTAGCGCCATCCAATAGGCAGCATCCTGATCTGCACCTGAGCCAAAGTAGGCTTGGGTATCGGTGCGATGCGATTTAATTAGTGCATTTACTTTTCCTATTAAAACATTTACAATTTCCTTGCTTTTATATTGTTGGTTAGATTTTGACACAACGTCTAACAGCAATGCCGCTTCTGTTTTTGCCTCGTGCTTCTTTTTTGGAAACCGCATATTATCGTCCATCATTCCACCTTCTCCAGTTTCATTGTCAAATTCTTCCCCAAAATAATGCAGGATAAATTTTCTACGCGACATAGAAGTTTCGGCAAAACCAACTACTTCTTGCAAGAGTGCGTGACCAATTTCCTGTTCGGCCACGGGTTTGCCGCTCATAAACTTTTCGAGTTTTTCAATATCC
This region of Aequorivita marisscotiae genomic DNA includes:
- a CDS encoding nucleoid-associated protein, with translation MINLFSTHIASLSIHRVGNKSRNESIFLSESPYKMDDEITPLLKEFFLKPFREKEENYFQFAHEADLEFHELYNSATKIFDNPNSIHEESRKIATYLYNQSEHPHIKSGEVYVAYLENVQLDNVKMDAIGIFKSELKQDFLQFAEEGNQLEAMLQHGVSLNKLDKGCIIFNSKKEEGYKILSVDSNRYDARYWLESFLGVEAFADDNFYTKKYLKFCQDFAKDVVLPAEDKKQEVMFMNRAVNHFAKNDQFEETAFMNEVIDNPDLMPEFRHYKTEKAPKYSIEDLTTFPIANTAVTAARKKIKNIINLDTNIQIKLDFINPESAEKFVEKGWDEEKQMYYYLVYFNKEQKS
- a CDS encoding RecQ family ATP-dependent DNA helicase gives rise to the protein MAEIDIYAGLKKYFGFTRFKGLQEEVIKSILDGKNTFVVMPTGGGKSLCYQLPALMQDGTAIIVSPLIALMKNQVDALRALSSEEGVAHVLNSSLNKTEVKRVKSDIASGITKLLYVAPESLTKEEYVDFLQTQKISFMAIDEAHCISEWGHDFRPEYRNLKNIIQRIGDNIPIIGLTATATPKVQEDILKNLGMPDANTFKASFNRPNLYYEIRPKTKSVDADIIRFVKQNEGKSGIIYCLSRKRVEELAQALQVNGIKAVPYHAGLDGKTRVKHQDMFLMEDVDVVVATIAFGMGIDKPDVRFVIHNDIPKSIESYYQETGRAGRDGGEGHCLAFYSYKDIEKLEKFMSGKPVAEQEIGHALLQEVVGFAETSMSRRKFILHYFGEEFDNETGEGGMMDDNMRFPKKKHEAKTEAALLLDVVSKSNQQYKSKEIVNVLIGKVNALIKSHRTDTQAYFGSGADQDAAYWMALLRQLLVAGYLKKDIETYGVIRLTEEGKQFIKSPTSFMMTEDHSFKDANDDIIVGVQKGGDVVDENLFKLLKAELKKVAHDLDLPPFVIFQEPSLEDMALKYPITLDELSNVHGVGEGKAKKYGKPFLKIIQNYVEDNDIIRPEDFVVKSTGSNSSLKLYIIQNVDRKLALPDIADAKGLEMPEFIKEMEAIVFSGTKLNISYWIDEILDEDQQEEIHDYFLEAKTDKIEDALDEFDGDYDEEELRLYRIKFISEVGN